A window of Paenibacillus sp. 19GGS1-52 contains these coding sequences:
- a CDS encoding amidohydrolase family protein, which yields MTKNVKRKVQKTIGFSLLLVLLFGIVLVLMISSKERWFAYLILAACVGLLVFLRSTKFWRGWRVPLCWILAIVVAWTGLFAGQPSTNIQPYTPRKLEQPSASYQLLLNNVTIVDTRTGNLTSNMSILCVNGKIKDIAPAGTIKADNDTKIIDATGRYVVPGYLNMHMHVIGEENTSESLALLLANGVTGFRQMSGSVELLEEWRSGAFTSSTNEPALLTMPGDIMTPMNAPTPEIAVKFVRQQQEEGADFIKIGGVSPDVFNAIQAEANKLGIPVEGHVLPDMDLKEVSKNGFHSVEHFGINFGALISSSTDEKALRAQATGIPTTIMENPIFVHLMRIKGLQNFVNEQFIKWGTKTSGGAKDETQLTHFINTYNEEKAKELADVYVQYNTWQCPTMIRMLSGLFKGSSEATAQRLYDLYLSLVRTYDLEGVKMMAGTDGSEGDAIHKEFDELEKAGISPLHVLQMTTLNGAEFLGRLDDMGTVEVGKNADLVLLDANPVESVQNFHKIHSVIRAGSYHDKDELNAIKDKFEKK from the coding sequence ATGACAAAAAACGTAAAAAGAAAAGTCCAAAAGACAATAGGTTTTTCACTACTATTAGTGCTTTTATTCGGCATAGTTCTAGTGTTGATGATCAGCAGTAAAGAGCGCTGGTTTGCTTATCTGATTTTGGCGGCCTGTGTTGGCTTGCTTGTGTTCCTGAGAAGTACGAAATTTTGGCGCGGATGGAGAGTTCCGCTCTGTTGGATATTAGCGATTGTTGTTGCATGGACTGGTCTGTTTGCCGGTCAGCCTTCAACGAATATTCAACCTTACACCCCGCGGAAGTTGGAGCAGCCCAGCGCTTCCTATCAGCTTTTACTGAATAACGTTACAATTGTGGATACGCGGACTGGTAATCTAACTTCCAATATGAGCATTCTGTGCGTCAATGGGAAAATCAAGGACATTGCACCGGCTGGTACGATCAAAGCGGACAATGACACAAAGATCATTGATGCAACCGGAAGGTATGTGGTTCCCGGGTACCTAAACATGCATATGCATGTGATTGGTGAGGAGAACACCTCGGAATCGTTGGCTCTTCTGCTTGCCAACGGCGTAACCGGATTCAGACAAATGAGCGGCTCAGTTGAACTTCTCGAGGAATGGAGATCCGGTGCCTTTACCAGCTCTACGAACGAACCGGCGCTGCTGACGATGCCCGGTGATATCATGACACCCATGAATGCACCAACACCCGAGATTGCCGTGAAATTTGTCCGTCAGCAGCAAGAAGAAGGGGCCGACTTTATAAAAATCGGCGGTGTTTCGCCGGATGTCTTTAATGCCATTCAAGCAGAGGCGAACAAGCTGGGTATTCCGGTCGAGGGACACGTACTTCCCGATATGGACTTGAAAGAAGTCTCTAAAAATGGTTTTCACAGTGTCGAGCACTTTGGCATCAACTTTGGAGCTCTGATTTCTTCTTCGACTGACGAGAAAGCCTTAAGAGCGCAGGCAACAGGAATTCCCACCACAATCATGGAAAATCCAATATTCGTGCATCTCATGAGAATTAAGGGACTTCAAAACTTTGTGAACGAGCAATTCATAAAGTGGGGGACTAAGACCTCTGGAGGCGCAAAAGATGAAACGCAGCTGACGCATTTCATTAACACTTATAATGAAGAAAAGGCAAAAGAGCTTGCCGATGTCTATGTCCAATACAATACATGGCAATGCCCGACTATGATACGCATGCTTTCCGGCCTGTTCAAAGGGAGCAGTGAAGCCACTGCGCAGAGGCTCTATGACCTATATTTAAGTCTCGTCAGGACCTACGATCTGGAAGGCGTAAAAATGATGGCTGGGACCGATGGAAGCGAAGGTGACGCTATTCACAAGGAATTTGACGAGCTTGAGAAAGCCGGTATCTCCCCGCTTCATGTTCTTCAGATGACGACCCTGAACGGAGCTGAGTTTCTGGGGCGCCTGGATGATATGGGCACTGTAGAAGTTGGCAAGAATGCTGATTTAGTACTTCTGGATGCAAATCCAGTAGAGAGTGTTCAAAATTTTCATAAGATTCACTCTGTTATACGTGCAGGTTCCTATCACGATAAAGACGAACTGAATGCGATTAAGGATAAGTTTGAGAAAAAATAA